The segment TCCAGGCCGCCACCGCCGCCGGCTGGTTGCCGACGAGCGTGCCCACCGACGTGATGGCGTCGGGGAACTTGGACTTGAAGTACTGGAAGGCCCCCGTGGGCCCGCCGTAGGCGAACGGGTCGATGCTGTACTCGTTCGGCAGCGCCGCCATCTGGGGGTTGAGGGCCTGCTGGACCAGCGGGATGTCGGTGTGCTTGGCGAGGATCTGCGCCCCGCAGTTGTCGTCCAGGGACCAGCTGCCGACGAAGGCGAACACGCTGCCGACCAGGTTCTGGTAGTCGGACTCGTTCTGGTTGCACTGCAGGCCGTCGTCCGACGCCACCAGCTTGAGCTGGCGCCCGAACACCCCGCCCTGGGTCTGGTTGATGAAGTTGAAGTAGGCCTGGGTGCCGTTGGGGCCCCCCTGGAAGAGCCCGGGGACCGGCCCGCCGAGGTCGGAGACGTTCCCGACGGTGATCGTGTTGCCGGTCACCCCGACGTCGGTGGCGCCGCCGTTCCCACCGGCGGGCAACGTGGTGGCCGACGTGCCGCCCGACCCTCCTCCGCCGGCGGTCCCCCCGCCGCCCGAGCCGGTGAGCCCCGACCCCGACGTCCCCCCGCCGCTGCTGGTCCCGCCGGCCAGTCCTCCCGTCGAGCTCCCGCTCCCTCCGGCCTCGATCCCGCTCCCGGACCCGCCGCCTGCTCCGCCGGTGCCCCCGCCTCCGACGCCGCCCTGGCCCTGGGCCGCCTGCAGCGCCGCCTTGACCTGGCCCGAGCCGACCCGCAGCCCGCACGCCGACATGGTCAGGGTGCACAGCACGAGCATCGCCACCCGGGTCCTGGTCACTGCCCGGCGGCTCCGCCGGCCCCGGCCCATTCCGGTGTCAACCGGCACTCGTCCCTCCCGATCCCCAAGACTGGATGCCTGTCGGCGGCCTATTCGCCCCCCGCGGTGGGTAATCCTGTCACCTTCCGGGCCAAATCTGAAACCGGTTCCTATTTTATGGCGGCGGGCACCCGGGTCCTTCGGACCACGCCCGCCGCTGTCGGCGGGGACCCCCCCGCCCCGCCGGCCCGGCTCAGGTGAGCTTCAGGACCCGGGCGGCGTTGTCGTGGAGGAACTTGGGCCACACCTCGTCGCGGAAGGGGACCGACGGCATGTCGGTCATGATCCGCTCGATCGACAGGCCCATCGGGAAGTAGCCGGCGTAGATCACCTTGTCGG is part of the Acidimicrobiales bacterium genome and harbors:
- a CDS encoding ABC transporter substrate-binding protein; translated protein: MTRTRVAMLVLCTLTMSACGLRVGSGQVKAALQAAQGQGGVGGGGTGGAGGGSGSGIEAGGSGSSTGGLAGGTSSGGGTSGSGLTGSGGGGTAGGGGSGGTSATTLPAGGNGGATDVGVTGNTITVGNVSDLGGPVPGLFQGGPNGTQAYFNFINQTQGGVFGRQLKLVASDDGLQCNQNESDYQNLVGSVFAFVGSWSLDDNCGAQILAKHTDIPLVQQALNPQMAALPNEYSIDPFAYGGPTGAFQYFKSKFPDAITSVGTLVGNQPAAVAAWKGIEQDMQAQGYTIKYEDDFPPAQSNFTADVVRMRSQGIKEVFLQSVNAPDAADLANEAAQQNWKPALWHCPVCYFGGYISQSGGAANVEGQYATTIQELFLGEDAGTVPEVALFDKWLKQANPGFTPDQFADTSWANAALFVQALKTAGPHLTRKAVLAALAGTHGFSDNGMFPNIDVGAKQPSPCYMILQLKGGKYTKVDDPPTGFRCDGTFFRAHV